The following proteins come from a genomic window of Actinopolyspora saharensis:
- a CDS encoding dihydroorotate dehydrogenase, with the protein MSLAQERNLRLVRADETAGPHVRLGDVKLRNRLVTSSSLLGYGVANSKLIPYGMSPISQLVPLDRFGAVTTRTLTVEPREGHFTNKDVWSLREIPGLLKYYGRALQQVDGGWLNAFGWCNVGIDAYLRDYYPRTRGQNTIISVGGFSAEEFVTLVDRINAAVPAGEIAAVEFNVSCHNVNFDFNAIIESVLSEAVPRSNHPVILKLSPDYDYLEHAKLAARHGVSALTAINTVKGLRLDPRTGTPLLANGFGGVSGRAIKPIGLRVVSELRNAGVTLPIIATGGIRTFDDCREYFWAGADAVSLGSASWFASFPGYALSPLYAVRIRSLLRRMEGYRPPRR; encoded by the coding sequence GTGAGCTTGGCCCAGGAGCGCAACCTGCGGTTGGTCCGTGCCGACGAGACCGCGGGACCACACGTGCGGTTGGGGGATGTGAAACTCCGGAACCGCCTGGTGACCTCCTCCAGTCTGCTCGGCTACGGAGTGGCCAACTCCAAACTCATCCCGTACGGCATGAGCCCCATCTCGCAGCTCGTCCCGCTGGACCGCTTCGGCGCCGTGACGACCCGCACGCTGACGGTGGAACCCCGCGAGGGGCACTTCACGAACAAGGACGTGTGGTCGCTGCGGGAGATCCCCGGGCTGCTGAAGTACTACGGCAGGGCGCTGCAGCAGGTCGACGGTGGCTGGCTGAACGCCTTCGGCTGGTGCAACGTGGGCATCGACGCCTACCTGCGGGACTACTACCCGCGCACCAGGGGGCAGAACACGATCATCTCGGTCGGGGGGTTCTCCGCGGAGGAGTTCGTCACCCTGGTGGACAGGATCAACGCCGCCGTCCCGGCCGGGGAGATCGCGGCGGTCGAGTTCAACGTCTCCTGCCACAACGTCAACTTCGACTTCAACGCGATCATCGAGTCGGTGCTGTCCGAGGCCGTTCCGCGCAGCAACCACCCCGTCATCCTCAAGCTCTCCCCGGACTACGACTACCTGGAGCACGCCAAGTTGGCCGCGCGGCACGGTGTGTCCGCGCTGACCGCGATCAACACCGTGAAGGGACTGCGGCTGGACCCGCGGACGGGCACCCCGTTGCTGGCCAACGGGTTCGGAGGGGTGTCCGGTCGGGCGATCAAGCCGATCGGCCTGCGGGTGGTCTCCGAGCTGCGGAACGCGGGGGTGACCCTGCCGATCATCGCGACCGGGGGGATCCGCACCTTCGACGACTGCCGCGAGTACTTCTGGGCCGGGGCCGACGCGGTCAGCCTGGGCAGCGCCAGCTGGTTCGCCAGCTTCCCCGGCTACGCCCTCTCCCCGCTGTACGCTGTGCGGATCAGGTCGCTGCTGCGGAGGATGGAGGGCTATCGCCCGCCGCGGCGGTGA
- the uvrC gene encoding excinuclease ABC subunit UvrC, producing MADPSTYRPAPGTIPSSPGVYRFHDGDGRVIYVGKAKNLRSRLAAYFADLSALHPRTRRMVTTATGVQWTVVNTEVEALQLEYSWIKEFDPKFNVRYRDDKSYPVLAVTLHEEFPRLHVYRGPRKKGVRYFGPYAHAWAIRETLDMLLRVFPARTCSNGVFKRHAQMGRPCLLGYIDKCSAPCVGRVDADEHRRVVEEFCDFLSGRTDAMMRRLQRRMEEASAELEFERAARLRDDLEALRHAMEKQAVVLGDGTDADVAAFAEDELAAAVQVFHVRGGRVRGQRGWVIDKVEQTGTAELVEQFLTQFYGEQAALADQADAGGGSPVPREVLVPELPEDSRAVGQWLGELRGSKVDLRVPQRGDKRTLLDTVRRNAEEAFTQYKLRRAGDISARSAALQELQEALGLDSAPLRIECVDVSHVQGSDVVASLVVFEDGVARKSEYRRFSVRGGSEGGDPAAIAEVVRRRFERYLRETGDGERTGSLTPQGVQPDATTSAGEPAGELVAGDDGTAEESDSAQGEAVSEGIDPETGKPRKFAYPPNLLVVDGGAPQANAAADELAELGITDVAVVGLAKRLEEVWPPAEPDPVILPRTSEALYLLQRVRDEAHRFAVSYHRKKRSARMSGSQLDGIPGLGETRKKALLKHFGSVRKIRRATIEEITAVPGFGNRLAETVHHALADEGSSGGESSDGGEHARGEGETVSGEVEDGATAESDSSGRTSREEGRDTTGEDSTQGVEQ from the coding sequence GTGGCCGATCCGTCCACCTACCGACCAGCTCCGGGAACCATCCCGTCCTCGCCGGGCGTGTACCGCTTCCACGACGGCGACGGGCGGGTCATTTACGTGGGCAAGGCGAAGAACCTGCGCAGCAGGCTCGCCGCGTACTTCGCCGATCTGTCCGCCCTGCACCCGCGCACGCGGCGGATGGTCACCACGGCCACCGGTGTCCAGTGGACCGTGGTCAACACCGAGGTGGAGGCCCTGCAGCTGGAGTACTCCTGGATCAAGGAGTTCGATCCCAAGTTCAACGTCCGCTACCGCGACGACAAGTCCTACCCGGTGCTGGCCGTGACGCTGCACGAGGAGTTCCCGCGGCTGCACGTGTACCGCGGCCCGCGCAAGAAGGGGGTGCGCTACTTCGGCCCCTACGCGCACGCCTGGGCCATCAGGGAGACCCTGGACATGCTGCTGCGGGTCTTCCCTGCGCGCACCTGCTCCAACGGCGTGTTCAAGCGGCACGCCCAGATGGGGCGGCCCTGCCTGCTCGGTTACATCGACAAGTGCTCGGCTCCCTGCGTGGGGCGCGTCGACGCGGATGAGCACCGCCGCGTGGTCGAGGAGTTCTGCGATTTCCTGTCCGGGCGCACCGACGCGATGATGCGCAGGCTGCAGCGTCGGATGGAGGAGGCCTCCGCCGAGCTCGAGTTCGAGCGCGCGGCCCGGCTGCGGGACGATCTGGAGGCGCTCCGGCACGCGATGGAGAAGCAGGCCGTGGTGCTCGGGGACGGAACCGACGCCGATGTGGCCGCTTTCGCCGAGGACGAGCTGGCCGCTGCCGTTCAGGTCTTCCACGTGCGCGGCGGCAGGGTTCGCGGGCAGCGCGGCTGGGTCATCGACAAGGTGGAGCAGACCGGAACGGCCGAGCTGGTGGAGCAGTTCCTCACCCAGTTCTACGGTGAGCAGGCCGCGCTGGCCGATCAGGCCGATGCGGGCGGGGGCAGCCCGGTTCCGCGCGAGGTGCTGGTTCCGGAGCTGCCGGAGGACTCGCGGGCCGTCGGCCAGTGGCTCGGTGAGCTGCGGGGAAGCAAGGTGGATCTGCGGGTCCCGCAGCGAGGGGACAAGCGGACCCTGCTGGACACGGTGCGGCGCAACGCGGAGGAGGCGTTCACCCAGTACAAGCTGCGCAGGGCGGGCGACATCAGCGCGCGCTCCGCCGCCTTGCAGGAGCTGCAGGAGGCGCTCGGGCTGGACAGCGCACCGCTGCGGATCGAGTGCGTGGACGTGAGCCACGTGCAGGGCAGTGATGTGGTGGCCTCGCTCGTCGTGTTCGAGGACGGGGTGGCGCGCAAGTCCGAGTACCGGCGCTTCTCGGTGCGCGGGGGTTCGGAGGGCGGTGACCCCGCCGCGATCGCCGAGGTGGTGCGGCGCAGGTTCGAGCGCTATCTCCGGGAGACCGGTGACGGGGAGCGGACGGGTTCGCTGACTCCGCAGGGGGTTCAGCCGGACGCGACCACCAGTGCGGGCGAGCCCGCGGGTGAGCTCGTCGCGGGGGATGACGGCACCGCGGAGGAGTCGGACTCCGCGCAGGGGGAGGCCGTTTCCGAGGGGATCGACCCGGAGACCGGCAAACCGCGCAAGTTCGCCTACCCCCCGAACCTGCTCGTGGTGGACGGCGGGGCGCCGCAGGCCAACGCGGCAGCGGACGAGCTCGCCGAGCTGGGCATCACCGATGTCGCTGTGGTCGGGCTGGCCAAGCGGCTGGAGGAGGTCTGGCCTCCGGCCGAGCCCGATCCGGTGATCCTGCCCCGCACCAGCGAGGCGCTGTACCTGTTGCAGCGGGTGCGGGACGAGGCCCACCGCTTCGCGGTCAGCTACCACCGCAAGAAGCGCTCCGCGCGGATGAGCGGTTCCCAGCTCGACGGGATCCCGGGGTTGGGCGAGACGCGGAAGAAGGCGCTGCTCAAGCACTTCGGCTCGGTGCGCAAGATTCGTCGTGCCACTATCGAGGAGATAACCGCGGTTCCGGGGTTCGGCAACCGCCTGGCCGAGACGGTGCACCACGCCCTGGCGGACGAGGGGAGCTCGGGGGGCGAGTCCTCGGACGGCGGGGAGCACGCGCGCGGCGAGGGGGAGACGGTTTCCGGGGAGGTCGAGGACGGCGCCACCGCGGAGTCGGACTCGTCCGGCCGGACGTCCCGGGAAGAGGGCCGGGACACGACGGGGGAAGACAGCACTCAGGGGGTTGAGCAGTGA
- the rapZ gene encoding RNase adapter RapZ — MTEEKTGMEVAVVSGLSGAGRSTAAKCLEDLGWFVVDNLPPELISTMVELGARSSDAVTRVAVVMDVRSRAFTEDLGSVIKDLDARGYKPRVLFLEATDEVLVRRFEQVRRGHPLQGEGRLADGIAAERSLLSRLRAEADLVLDTTGLSVHQLRTKIEDAFGTEASTRTRVTVLSFGYKYGLPMDADLVMDCRFLPNPFWIPELRDYDGRQDQVRNYVLGQEGAEEFLGNYQQLLRLVGTGYQREGKRYLTLAMGCTGGKHRSVVLTEELARRLSEEEGLTVKTVHRDLGRE; from the coding sequence GTGACCGAGGAGAAGACGGGCATGGAGGTCGCGGTCGTAAGCGGTCTCTCCGGCGCAGGACGCAGCACCGCTGCCAAGTGTCTGGAGGATCTCGGGTGGTTCGTGGTGGACAACCTGCCTCCGGAGCTGATCTCCACGATGGTGGAACTCGGTGCCCGTTCGAGTGATGCGGTCACCAGGGTCGCCGTGGTGATGGACGTGCGCAGCCGTGCTTTCACCGAGGACCTCGGTTCGGTGATCAAGGACCTGGACGCCCGTGGATACAAGCCGCGGGTGCTGTTCCTCGAGGCCACCGACGAGGTACTGGTGCGTCGTTTCGAGCAGGTGCGCCGCGGCCACCCCCTGCAGGGCGAGGGCAGGCTCGCCGACGGGATCGCGGCCGAGCGCTCCCTGCTGTCCAGACTGCGCGCGGAGGCGGATCTGGTGCTGGACACCACCGGACTGTCGGTGCATCAGCTGCGCACGAAGATCGAGGACGCGTTCGGCACCGAGGCGAGCACCAGGACCAGGGTGACCGTGCTCTCCTTCGGCTACAAGTACGGGCTTCCGATGGACGCGGACCTGGTGATGGACTGCCGGTTCCTGCCGAACCCGTTCTGGATCCCCGAGCTGCGCGATTACGACGGCAGGCAGGACCAGGTGCGCAACTACGTCCTCGGTCAGGAGGGCGCCGAGGAGTTCCTCGGCAACTACCAGCAGCTGCTGCGGCTGGTCGGAACCGGGTACCAGCGTGAGGGCAAGCGCTACCTGACGCTGGCCATGGGGTGCACGGGTGGCAAGCATCGCAGCGTGGTGCTCACCGAGGAGCTCGCGAGAAGACTTTCCGAGGAGGAAGGGTTGACGGTCAAGACGGTCCACCGCGATCTGGGGCGCGAATGA
- a CDS encoding gluconeogenesis factor YvcK family protein, whose product MSTPEPGNSGGEESRPLRAVALGGGHGLQVTLAALRRMTTDITAVVTVADDGGSSGRLRRELGMLPPGDLRKALSALSSDGESERVWSRLFEHRFGGNGALAGHAVGNLVFAGLLEVLGDPIAVLDEACELLGVRGRVLPMSVEPLDMEADVVGLDEDRRAVRTIRGQVAIASTPGRVERVRLNAVNGQAHQPRAAPEAVRAVLDADVVLLGPGSWFTSVLPHLLVPELRDALVSTAAQRIVVLNLVPQPGETADFSPEQHLDVIAEHAPKLRVDAVLADEGAVPTPDRLRAAASALGAQTLLDRVAAASASGRHEPDALAASLTAALERRTDRWR is encoded by the coding sequence ATGAGTACTCCCGAGCCGGGGAATTCAGGGGGAGAGGAGTCGCGTCCGCTGCGTGCCGTCGCCCTCGGAGGTGGCCACGGACTCCAGGTCACCCTCGCGGCGCTGCGTCGCATGACCACCGACATCACCGCCGTGGTCACCGTGGCCGACGATGGCGGCTCCTCCGGGAGGCTGCGTCGCGAGCTGGGGATGCTGCCTCCCGGCGATCTGCGCAAGGCGCTTTCCGCGCTGTCCTCCGACGGGGAGTCGGAGCGCGTCTGGTCGCGGCTGTTCGAGCACCGCTTCGGCGGCAACGGCGCCCTCGCCGGGCACGCGGTGGGCAATCTGGTCTTCGCCGGTCTGCTGGAGGTGCTCGGCGATCCGATAGCCGTCCTCGACGAGGCCTGCGAGCTGCTCGGCGTGCGGGGGCGGGTGCTTCCCATGTCGGTCGAGCCGCTGGACATGGAGGCCGATGTCGTCGGGCTGGACGAGGACAGGCGGGCCGTGCGCACGATCAGGGGCCAGGTGGCCATCGCCAGCACGCCGGGGCGGGTCGAGCGCGTCCGACTCAACGCGGTGAACGGCCAGGCGCACCAGCCGCGGGCCGCGCCGGAGGCGGTGCGGGCCGTGCTCGACGCGGACGTGGTGCTGTTGGGGCCGGGTTCGTGGTTCACCAGCGTGCTGCCGCACCTGCTCGTCCCCGAGCTCCGGGACGCCTTGGTCAGCACCGCCGCTCAGCGGATCGTGGTACTCAATCTTGTCCCACAACCGGGTGAAACTGCGGACTTCTCTCCGGAGCAGCACCTCGACGTGATCGCGGAACACGCACCGAAATTGCGGGTGGACGCGGTTCTGGCCGACGAGGGGGCGGTTCCCACCCCCGATCGACTTCGTGCTGCGGCGAGCGCGCTTGGTGCGCAGACTTTGCTTGATCGAGTCGCCGCTGCATCGGCTTCGGGAAGGCACGAACCGGATGCTCTCGCGGCGAGTCTGACAGCCGCACTGGAGAGGAGGACGGACCGGTGGCGATGA
- the whiA gene encoding DNA-binding protein WhiA has product MAMTAAVKDELSRLPTTKACCRRAEVSSLLRFAGGLHLVGGRIVVEAELDSGSTARRLRRELHELYGYHSDVHVITSGGLRKGTRYVVRVVREGEGLARQTGLLDPRGRPVRGLPSHVVAGGVCDAEAAWRGAFLAHGSLTEPGRSSALEVTCPGPEAALALVGAARRLEVQARSREVRGTDRVVVRDGDAIGALLTRLGAHNSVMTWEERRVRREVRATANRLANFDDANLRRSARAAVASAARVERGLELLGSSIPEHLLVAGRLRLAHRQASLEELGQLADPPMTKDAVAGRIRRLLAMADKRARELNLPDTESAVTAELLESGVDGMLGEEQHS; this is encoded by the coding sequence GTGGCGATGACCGCGGCGGTCAAGGACGAACTGAGCAGGTTGCCGACGACCAAGGCCTGCTGCCGCAGAGCCGAGGTGTCCTCGTTGCTGCGTTTCGCCGGCGGGCTGCATCTCGTCGGGGGACGGATCGTGGTGGAGGCGGAGCTCGACTCGGGCTCCACCGCGCGCAGGCTGCGTCGCGAACTGCACGAGCTGTACGGGTATCACTCCGACGTGCACGTGATCACCTCGGGAGGCCTGCGCAAGGGCACCCGGTACGTGGTGCGCGTGGTCCGCGAGGGCGAGGGGCTGGCGCGGCAGACCGGGCTGCTCGATCCGCGCGGGCGCCCGGTGCGCGGACTTCCCTCGCACGTGGTCGCGGGCGGGGTCTGCGATGCCGAGGCGGCCTGGCGGGGAGCCTTCCTCGCCCACGGCTCGCTGACCGAACCCGGGCGGTCCTCGGCGCTGGAGGTCACCTGCCCGGGGCCGGAGGCGGCGCTCGCCCTGGTGGGGGCGGCGCGCAGGCTCGAGGTGCAGGCCCGCTCCCGCGAGGTGCGCGGTACCGATCGGGTGGTCGTGCGGGACGGCGACGCGATCGGCGCGCTGCTGACCCGGCTCGGGGCGCACAACAGCGTGATGACCTGGGAGGAGCGGCGGGTGCGTCGCGAGGTGCGCGCCACGGCCAACAGGCTGGCCAACTTCGACGACGCCAACCTGCGCCGCTCCGCGCGTGCGGCGGTCGCCTCGGCGGCCAGGGTGGAACGCGGTCTGGAGCTGCTCGGCAGCTCGATTCCCGAGCACCTGCTGGTCGCGGGCAGGCTCCGCCTCGCGCACCGGCAGGCCTCGCTGGAGGAGCTGGGGCAGCTGGCGGACCCGCCCATGACCAAGGACGCCGTGGCGGGGCGGATCCGGAGGCTGCTGGCCATGGCCGACAAGCGGGCGCGGGAGTTGAACCTGCCGGACACCGAGTCGGCGGTGACCGCGGAGCTGCTGGAGTCCGGGGTCGACGGGATGCTGGGCGAGGAGCAGCACAGCTGA
- the gap gene encoding type I glyceraldehyde-3-phosphate dehydrogenase, protein MTVRVGINGFGRIGRNFWRAALASEHDVEVVAANDLGDVATMAHLLKYDSVLGQLSEEVTVVDDGIKVGGRTIKILAEKDPGNLPWSDLGVDVVVESTGLFTKAEDARKHVDQGGAKKVLVSAPAKGEDLTMVLGVNDDSYDGSQTVLSNASCTTNCLAPMAKVLNDNFGIESGQMTTVHAYTADQNLQDGPHKDLRRARAAALNVIPTSTGAAKAIGLVLPELNGKLDGYAMRVPVPTGSVTDLTATLNSSVTEEQVNEAFRAAASEGSLKGVLRYSEDPIVSSDIAGDPASTIFDAPLTKVVGNQVKIVGWYDNEWGYSNRLVDVVNLVGSKVS, encoded by the coding sequence GTGACCGTTCGCGTAGGTATCAACGGCTTCGGCCGGATCGGACGCAACTTCTGGCGTGCGGCACTTGCAAGCGAGCACGATGTCGAGGTCGTGGCCGCGAACGACCTGGGCGACGTCGCGACCATGGCGCACCTGCTCAAGTACGACAGCGTGCTCGGTCAGCTTTCCGAGGAAGTCACCGTGGTCGACGACGGGATCAAGGTCGGTGGCAGGACCATCAAGATCCTCGCCGAGAAGGACCCGGGCAACCTGCCCTGGTCGGACCTGGGTGTCGACGTCGTCGTCGAGTCCACCGGCCTGTTCACCAAGGCCGAGGACGCCCGCAAGCACGTGGACCAGGGAGGAGCGAAGAAGGTTCTCGTCTCCGCCCCGGCCAAGGGCGAGGACCTGACCATGGTGCTCGGCGTCAACGACGACTCCTACGACGGGTCGCAGACCGTGCTGTCGAACGCCTCCTGCACCACCAACTGCCTGGCCCCGATGGCCAAGGTGCTCAACGACAACTTCGGCATCGAGTCCGGCCAGATGACCACGGTCCACGCCTACACGGCGGACCAGAATCTGCAGGACGGGCCGCACAAGGATCTGCGCAGGGCCCGTGCGGCCGCGCTCAACGTGATCCCGACCAGCACCGGTGCGGCGAAGGCCATCGGCCTGGTGCTGCCCGAGCTCAACGGCAAGCTGGACGGCTACGCCATGCGCGTGCCGGTTCCGACCGGCTCCGTGACCGACCTGACCGCCACGCTGAACTCCAGCGTCACCGAGGAGCAGGTCAACGAGGCGTTCCGGGCCGCTGCCTCGGAGGGCTCGCTCAAGGGCGTCCTGCGGTACAGCGAGGACCCGATCGTGTCCAGTGACATCGCGGGCGACCCCGCCTCGACGATCTTCGACGCACCGCTGACCAAGGTGGTCGGCAACCAGGTGAAGATCGTCGGCTGGTACGACAACGAGTGGGGCTACTCCAACCGGCTGGTGGACGTGGTCAACCTCGTCGGTTCGAAGGTTTCCTGA
- a CDS encoding phosphoglycerate kinase, with amino-acid sequence MKNLDDLLGEGVQGRNVLVRADLNVPLDGETITDDGRVRAALPTVEKLTSAGARVVLAAHLGRPEGAPDTRYSLAPVARRFGELLGSEVALADDVVGESAHEVVGGLADGRVAMLQNVRFDPRETSKDDAERGELADALVEVVGDSAAFVSDGFGVVHRKQASVYDLATKLPCYAGGLVLDEVEVLRTLTGDPRRPYVVLLGGSKVSDKLEVINALLPKVDRLVIGGGMAYTFLAALGHSVGDSLLQQDQIAATKQLLDEHGDKLVLPVDVVVADRFADDANTQVVPSDAIPEGWQGLDIGPRTVERYAEILGSASTVFWNGPTGVFEFANFAEGTRGVARAIADSEAFSVVGGGDSAAAVRTLGLDEQRFSHISTGGGASLEFLEGKNLPGVAVLEGEV; translated from the coding sequence GTGAAGAATCTCGACGACCTGTTGGGCGAGGGGGTTCAGGGCAGGAACGTGCTGGTGCGCGCCGACCTGAACGTCCCGCTGGACGGCGAAACCATCACCGACGACGGCAGGGTGCGCGCCGCGCTCCCGACCGTGGAGAAACTGACCTCGGCCGGGGCGCGCGTGGTGCTCGCCGCGCACCTGGGCAGGCCGGAGGGCGCGCCGGACACCCGCTACTCGCTCGCCCCGGTGGCGCGCAGGTTCGGTGAGCTGCTCGGCTCCGAGGTCGCGCTGGCGGACGACGTGGTCGGCGAGTCGGCGCACGAGGTCGTGGGCGGACTCGCCGACGGCCGGGTCGCCATGCTGCAGAACGTGCGCTTCGACCCCCGCGAGACCAGCAAGGACGACGCGGAGCGGGGCGAGCTGGCCGACGCCCTCGTCGAGGTGGTCGGCGACTCGGCCGCCTTCGTCTCGGACGGCTTCGGCGTGGTTCACCGCAAGCAGGCCTCGGTTTACGACCTGGCGACCAAGCTGCCCTGCTACGCGGGCGGGCTGGTGCTCGACGAGGTGGAGGTGCTGCGGACGCTGACCGGCGACCCGCGGCGGCCCTACGTCGTGCTGCTCGGCGGTTCCAAGGTCTCGGACAAGCTCGAGGTCATCAACGCCCTGCTGCCGAAGGTGGACAGGCTGGTCATCGGCGGCGGCATGGCCTACACCTTCCTCGCCGCGCTGGGCCACTCCGTGGGTGACTCGCTGCTGCAGCAGGACCAGATCGCAGCCACCAAGCAGCTGCTGGACGAGCACGGCGACAAGCTGGTGCTGCCGGTGGACGTGGTGGTCGCCGACCGCTTCGCCGACGACGCGAACACCCAGGTGGTCCCGTCCGACGCCATCCCGGAGGGCTGGCAGGGGCTGGACATCGGTCCGCGCACCGTCGAGCGCTACGCCGAGATCCTCGGTTCGGCCAGCACCGTGTTCTGGAACGGGCCGACCGGCGTGTTCGAGTTCGCGAACTTCGCCGAGGGGACCCGCGGGGTGGCCAGGGCGATCGCCGACTCCGAGGCGTTCAGCGTCGTCGGCGGCGGTGACTCCGCGGCCGCCGTCCGCACGCTCGGGCTGGACGAGCAGCGGTTCTCGCACATCTCCACCGGGGGCGGGGCTTCGCTGGAGTTCCTCGAGGGCAAGAATCTGCCCGGTGTGGCCGTGCTGGAAGGTGAGGTCTGA